From one Agrobacterium fabrum str. C58 genomic stretch:
- a CDS encoding VOC family protein produces MEKNTICIWYDKDAEAAARFYAETFPDSAVTAVHHAPSDFHSGKKGDVLTVQFTVAGVSCIGLNGGPTFKHSEAFSFQISTEDQEETDRYWNAIVGNGGEESACGWCKDKWGVSWQITPRVLMDAMAAGGAEAKRAFDAMMDMKKIDVAAIEAARRG; encoded by the coding sequence ATGGAAAAGAACACGATCTGTATCTGGTACGACAAGGACGCGGAGGCTGCCGCCAGATTTTATGCCGAGACCTTTCCCGATAGCGCCGTGACCGCCGTGCATCATGCGCCGAGCGATTTTCACTCCGGCAAGAAGGGCGATGTGCTGACCGTGCAATTCACCGTAGCCGGCGTTTCCTGCATCGGCCTCAACGGCGGACCGACCTTCAAGCACAGCGAGGCTTTCTCGTTCCAGATATCGACCGAAGACCAGGAAGAAACCGACCGTTACTGGAACGCCATCGTCGGCAATGGCGGTGAAGAAAGCGCCTGCGGATGGTGCAAGGACAAATGGGGGGTCTCCTGGCAGATCACGCCACGCGTGCTGATGGACGCCATGGCTGCCGGTGGCGCAGAGGCCAAACGCGCCTTCGACGCGATGATGGATATGAAGAAAATCGACGTCGCCGCCATCGAGGCCGCACGTCGCGGTTGA
- a CDS encoding extracellular solute-binding protein, with protein MKSSALTSFVAGIAVAAAFGATAAHAEKTKFEFWYGLSGDLGERVQETCKKFNDAQADFEIVCTSQNDYESTLQNTIAAYRAKKQPAITQIYDAGTLDMMLSKAFVPAKKLMADNGYKIDWNNYFPGIANYYATASGELNSFPYNSSTAVFYYNVDAFEKAGITFKPDTWEEVEEASKKLKAAGFECPLAFNFDTWMLMEQFSAIHNQPIATKANGYQGLDAELTINKTKFVDQVKFFKKMQDEKLFVVKTKQLGMDILPAFTSQTCQMFMTSIANHGTVGKGMPAGVKWDVVMLPIWKGTERHNSLVGGASLWVMAGRPDAEYKGAAAFLNFIAQPDMVEWWSTVTGYIPVTKTGFDAMKANGFYDKAPYKGREKAIESLTFTPPSEYTRGIRLGGFTQIRKEVATSLEAIFMQNADIQAELDKAVERSNAGLRRFEKTYEGAKLN; from the coding sequence ATGAAATCTTCCGCTCTGACTTCCTTCGTGGCCGGCATTGCCGTCGCCGCCGCTTTCGGCGCAACGGCTGCCCACGCAGAAAAGACCAAGTTCGAATTCTGGTACGGCCTTTCCGGCGATCTCGGCGAGCGCGTTCAGGAAACCTGCAAGAAGTTCAACGATGCCCAGGCCGATTTCGAGATCGTCTGCACCTCGCAGAACGATTACGAATCCACCCTGCAGAACACCATTGCTGCCTATCGCGCCAAGAAACAGCCCGCCATCACCCAGATTTACGACGCCGGCACGTTGGATATGATGCTGTCCAAGGCCTTCGTTCCCGCCAAAAAGCTGATGGCCGACAATGGCTACAAGATCGACTGGAACAATTATTTCCCCGGCATCGCCAATTATTACGCCACGGCCTCGGGCGAGCTGAATTCCTTCCCCTATAATTCCTCCACCGCCGTCTTTTATTATAATGTCGATGCCTTCGAAAAAGCTGGCATCACCTTCAAGCCCGACACCTGGGAAGAGGTTGAGGAGGCTTCGAAGAAGCTTAAAGCCGCTGGTTTCGAATGCCCGCTCGCCTTCAACTTCGACACCTGGATGCTGATGGAGCAGTTCTCCGCCATCCACAATCAGCCGATCGCCACCAAGGCCAACGGCTATCAGGGTCTCGACGCCGAACTGACGATCAACAAGACCAAGTTCGTCGACCAGGTCAAATTCTTCAAGAAGATGCAGGACGAGAAGCTGTTCGTCGTCAAGACCAAGCAGCTCGGCATGGATATTCTGCCCGCCTTCACGTCGCAGACCTGCCAGATGTTCATGACCTCGATCGCCAACCACGGCACCGTCGGCAAAGGCATGCCAGCCGGCGTAAAGTGGGACGTCGTCATGCTGCCGATCTGGAAGGGCACAGAGCGTCACAATTCGCTGGTCGGCGGCGCTTCGCTGTGGGTCATGGCCGGTCGTCCGGATGCCGAATACAAGGGTGCCGCCGCATTCCTGAACTTCATCGCCCAGCCTGACATGGTTGAGTGGTGGTCAACGGTCACCGGCTACATCCCCGTCACCAAGACCGGTTTCGACGCCATGAAGGCCAACGGTTTTTACGACAAGGCTCCCTACAAAGGTCGCGAAAAGGCAATCGAAAGCCTGACCTTTACACCGCCTTCCGAATATACCCGCGGTATCCGCCTCGGCGGCTTCACGCAGATCCGCAAGGAAGTCGCGACCTCGCTTGAAGCCATCTTCATGCAGAACGCCGATATTCAGGCCGAACTCGACAAGGCCGTCGAGCGCTCCAATGCCGGTCTGCGCCGCTTCGAAAAGACCTATGAAGGCGCCAAGCTGAACTAA
- a CDS encoding carbohydrate ABC transporter permease — protein MEKRTVFKSTWLPVLFALPQFLLILLFFYWPVVAVLNWAFTLEPPFGGPAEFVGLANFVETFGDPIYWQSIVTSLTFAIVGPFFAILIGLVLALAVDRQLPGSGFFRVLYILPYAIAGPAAGMAFRFILSPERGLAASLNAWWPDIWNPAKYNEHALALIIVIFIWKWAGYTFIFLFAGLQSVPRSLTEAAAMDGSGPIRRAIDIQVPLLAPTLFFLTVIMMTEGFVGADTFGIVASTTEGGPNHATEVMVYRIVSEAFEGLNYSGASAQSLVLIGLIMVFTFIQFRFVERQVHYK, from the coding sequence ATGGAAAAACGTACCGTTTTCAAAAGCACATGGCTGCCTGTGCTCTTCGCCCTACCGCAGTTCCTGCTCATCCTTCTGTTCTTCTATTGGCCGGTTGTCGCGGTACTGAACTGGGCATTCACCCTCGAACCGCCCTTCGGCGGCCCGGCGGAATTTGTGGGCCTCGCCAATTTCGTGGAGACCTTCGGCGATCCGATTTACTGGCAATCGATCGTCACGAGCCTGACCTTCGCCATCGTCGGACCGTTTTTTGCCATTCTCATCGGCCTCGTGCTGGCCCTTGCAGTCGATCGCCAGCTTCCCGGTTCAGGTTTCTTCCGGGTACTTTATATCCTGCCCTATGCGATTGCCGGTCCCGCCGCGGGCATGGCCTTCCGCTTCATCCTGTCACCGGAACGCGGTCTCGCCGCCTCGCTGAACGCCTGGTGGCCCGATATCTGGAACCCGGCCAAATATAATGAACATGCGCTGGCCCTCATCATTGTCATCTTCATCTGGAAATGGGCGGGCTACACCTTCATCTTCCTGTTCGCCGGCCTGCAATCGGTGCCGCGCTCGCTGACCGAGGCCGCTGCCATGGATGGTTCCGGGCCGATCCGCCGCGCCATCGACATCCAGGTGCCGCTGCTTGCGCCCACCCTGTTCTTCCTGACCGTTATCATGATGACCGAGGGTTTCGTCGGCGCCGATACATTCGGCATCGTCGCCTCCACGACCGAGGGTGGTCCAAACCACGCCACGGAAGTGATGGTCTATCGCATCGTCAGCGAGGCCTTCGAGGGGCTGAACTACTCCGGCGCCTCGGCCCAGAGCCTCGTCCTCATCGGCCTCATCATGGTCTTCACCTTCATTCAGTTCCGCTTCGTCGAGCGGCAAGTCCATTACAAGTGA
- a CDS encoding ABC transporter permease subunit: protein MIQRTPYADALTYAIMVAGFLLLIGPFLVVISGASQSVQQVNSVPFSFMPQGEFLANAQTAWARANLGNALWNSLIMATLVTIGKVALSAFTAFAIVFFRSPLKHLFFWTVFITLMLPLEVRVVPTYSVAADLFQPLRSILGLFGIEMTLEWNLLNSYAGLTLPLVATATGTFLYRQFFMTIPDELAEAARMDGSGAARFFVDMLLPLSRTNMLALTTIMFVYAWNQYLWPLLMVTDPSYKTVMMSLRALLPADDGTPDWNVTLAGSLIIILPPLFVVAFLQRWFVRGLVSSDK, encoded by the coding sequence ATGATCCAGCGCACACCCTATGCCGACGCCCTGACCTACGCGATCATGGTGGCGGGCTTTCTCCTGCTCATCGGCCCCTTCCTCGTCGTCATTTCCGGCGCGAGCCAGTCTGTTCAGCAGGTCAACAGCGTGCCGTTCAGCTTCATGCCGCAAGGCGAATTCCTCGCCAATGCGCAGACCGCCTGGGCACGCGCGAATCTTGGCAACGCCCTCTGGAACAGCCTGATCATGGCGACGCTGGTGACCATCGGCAAGGTGGCGCTTTCCGCCTTCACCGCCTTCGCCATCGTCTTCTTCCGCTCGCCGCTGAAGCATCTGTTCTTCTGGACGGTCTTCATCACCCTGATGCTGCCGCTCGAAGTGCGCGTGGTCCCGACCTATTCGGTCGCCGCCGATCTTTTCCAGCCGCTCCGCTCCATTCTCGGCCTGTTCGGCATCGAGATGACGCTGGAATGGAACCTCCTGAACTCCTATGCCGGCCTGACCCTGCCGCTTGTCGCCACAGCCACCGGCACCTTTCTCTACCGGCAGTTCTTCATGACGATCCCGGACGAGCTGGCCGAAGCGGCCCGCATGGATGGTTCGGGCGCCGCACGTTTCTTCGTCGACATGCTGCTGCCGCTCTCGCGCACCAACATGCTGGCACTCACCACCATCATGTTCGTTTATGCCTGGAACCAGTATCTGTGGCCGCTGCTGATGGTCACGGACCCTTCCTACAAGACGGTGATGATGTCGCTCAGGGCGCTGTTGCCCGCCGATGACGGCACCCCGGACTGGAACGTGACGCTGGCCGGTTCCCTCATCATCATCCTGCCGCCGCTTTTCGTCGTGGCCTTCCTGCAACGCTGGTTCGTCCGTGGCCTCGTCTCGTCCGACAAGTGA
- a CDS encoding sn-glycerol-3-phosphate import ATP-binding protein UgpC, whose product MAQIDIRQVRKSYGKTPTLHGVDLSFDSGEFVVILGPSGCGKSTLLRMIAGLEEITSGEIAIGGRVVNTLEPRERGCAMVFQNYALYPHMSVAANIGYALKVAGVPKAERQRRIEETAKIVGLSDYLERKPAALSGGQRQRVAMARAIIREPAVFLFDEPLSNLDAKLRVSMRAEIRKLHQRLSATSIFVTHDQVEAMTLADRLVVMNKGNVEQVGHPLDIYHRPASTFVASFIGSPAMNLFTTKVEVETPAVILSGTPVKLFPETALELRGRNVTVGIRPEQCVVSMDGPGVPAIVDFVEELGSGRIVHADIAGETFSAAIGEDLLVKPGQRIHLDLPTAHLHFFDPATGKRIETEGTAETARSKNETLLAV is encoded by the coding sequence ATGGCTCAGATCGATATTCGTCAGGTCCGCAAATCCTATGGCAAGACGCCGACCCTGCACGGGGTGGATCTTTCTTTCGACTCCGGCGAATTCGTCGTCATCCTCGGCCCTTCGGGCTGCGGCAAATCCACGCTTCTGCGCATGATCGCCGGCCTGGAGGAGATCACCTCGGGCGAGATCGCCATCGGCGGGCGCGTGGTCAACACGCTGGAGCCGCGTGAGCGCGGCTGTGCCATGGTGTTCCAGAATTATGCGCTTTATCCGCATATGTCGGTGGCCGCCAATATCGGTTATGCGCTGAAGGTCGCCGGCGTTCCAAAGGCCGAGCGCCAGCGCCGCATCGAGGAGACCGCCAAGATTGTCGGCCTGTCCGACTATCTGGAACGCAAGCCGGCCGCCCTTTCCGGCGGCCAGCGCCAGCGCGTGGCCATGGCCCGCGCCATCATCCGCGAACCCGCCGTGTTTCTGTTCGACGAGCCGCTGTCCAACCTCGATGCCAAGCTGCGCGTATCCATGCGCGCTGAAATCCGCAAGCTGCACCAGCGCCTCTCGGCCACCTCCATTTTCGTCACCCACGACCAGGTGGAAGCCATGACGCTGGCCGACCGGCTGGTGGTGATGAACAAGGGCAATGTCGAGCAGGTCGGCCATCCGCTCGATATCTATCACCGCCCGGCCAGCACCTTTGTCGCCTCCTTCATCGGCTCACCCGCCATGAACCTTTTTACCACAAAGGTGGAAGTGGAGACCCCTGCCGTGATACTCTCCGGTACCCCGGTGAAACTCTTCCCGGAAACCGCGCTGGAACTGCGCGGCCGCAATGTGACGGTCGGCATCCGCCCGGAACAATGCGTGGTGAGCATGGATGGCCCCGGCGTGCCTGCTATCGTGGATTTCGTCGAAGAACTTGGCTCCGGTCGCATCGTGCATGCGGACATAGCCGGCGAAACCTTCTCTGCCGCCATCGGTGAGGATCTCCTGGTAAAACCCGGCCAGCGCATCCATCTCGATCTTCCCACCGCCCATCTCCATTTCTTCGACCCGGCCACCGGCAAGCGGATCGAAACGGAGGGAACGGCGGAGACTGCCCGAAGCAAGAACGAGACGCTGCTCGCGGTTTGA